A segment of the Nitrosospira briensis C-128 genome:
GACAGCCTTGAGCAATTGGACGGAATATTGTCTCGGTGGTGATCTGGAATTTAAACCCTTGCACTTTCCTAGCCCAGGGTTTTAAAAAGAACATTGAAAAAATTTTCCTCGCGCTACATGGGGGCTTTTCAAGGTTTTTAAAGAGGGGAAGCGCTCATTGCTCCCCAAACTGCTTGACTTAGGCCATTTTCGAGGATAGTCTTTGCCGGGTTGTGGGTATGTAAAGTACCAGTTAGACCGTATTAGATAGTACAAGTAGCAATTAATTGAATTGCGCAGCAACAAATTATCGAAGTTTCTACCGGCGTAGAGTAGTTCAGGAACAGAGGCAAGTTCAGGAACGGAGGGGCAGGACAAGCTGGTAGAGCGCGCAGCACTTGATCAACGAAACAAGGCAACAGGAGGAAACAACATGGCAACAACACTAGGAACGTCGGGTCACGCCAAGGCAAGCGGCCGGGACTACGACATGTCGGAGTGGTATGACTCGAGGTGGTACAAATTCGGGCTCATCACCATGCTGCTGGTAGCGATATTCTGGGTCTGGTATCAACGGACCTTCGCCTACTCGCACGGCATGGACTCCATGGAACCCGAGTTTGAAAAAGTATGGATGGGACTGTGGCGCGTCCACATGATCGTCATGCCGATCTTTGCCCTCATCACCTGGGGCTGGATCTGGAAGACCCGCGACACCAACCTGGACAACCTTGACCCCAAACTGGAAGTCAAGCGTTACTTCTACTGGATGATGTGGCTTGGCGTCTACCTGTTTGGCGTTTACTGGGGCGGCAGCTTCTTCACCGAGCAGGACGCCTCCTGGCACCAGGTCATCATCCGCGACACCAGCTTCACCCCCAGCCACGTAGTCGTATTCTACGGCTCCTTCCCCATGTACATCGTCTGCGGCGTGGCAAGCTACCTGTACGCCATGACCCGCCTGCCGCTGTACTCCCGTGGCACCTCGTTCCCGCTCGTCATGGCCATTGCCGGACCGCTCATGATCCTGCCGAACGTAGGTCTGAACGAATGGGGTCATGCCTTCTGGTTCATGGAAGAACTCTTCAGCGCACCGCTGCACTGGGGCTTCGTCATCCTGGGCTGGTCGGGACTGTTTGCAGGCGGGATTGCAGCACAGATCATCACCCGCTACTCCAACCTGACCGACGTCGTCTGGAATGGCCAAAGCAAAGTCATCCTCAACAACCGGATCGTACCGTAACCTGAAAGACCGGCTGAACCCAAGTTCAGCCGGTCTTTTTGATTCGGCACCACCCGGACTCGAGGAACCCTGAGGAACCTTGGGCCGCCCTGCCGCCGCAACCCGACAGCAGAGCGGCCCGCCGCTACCGCCGCTGCGGCGAACAAAGACCCAGCCCAAAAAAAACAAGCTGGGGCGGAAAGAGGACAAGCAGCACCAAGCAACACGCAACAGCAACACATCATTCACGTATTAAGATCGTAGACATTTGAGGGGAGGGTGCGATGAGCAGAACCGATGAAATACTGAAGGCGGCCAAGATGCCGCCGGAAGCAGTAAAGATGTCCAGGATGATAGACGCGGTATATTTCCCGATTCTATGTATCCTCCTGGTTGGAACCTACCACATGCACTTCATGCTGCTGGCAGGCGACTGGGACTTCTGGCTGGACTGGAAAGACCGCCAATGGTGGCCGGTAGTGACCCCCATCGTGGGCATCACCTATTGCGCCGCCATCATGTACTACCTGTGGGTCAACTACCGGCTGCCCTTTGGCGCCACCCTCTGCGTCGTCTGCCTGCTGACCGGCGAATGGCTGACCCGCTACTGGGGCTTCTACTGGTGGTCGCACTACCCCATCAGCTTCGTCTTCCCCTCCACCATGATACCGGGCGCACTGGTCATGGACACCGTCATGCTGCTCACCCGCAACTGGATGATCACAGCCCTGGTTGGCGGAGGCGCATTCGGACTCCTGTTCTACCCGGGTAACTGGCCCATCTTTGGCCCGACCCACCTGCCGCTGGTAGCCGAAGGCGTATTGTTGTCGGTTGCTGACTACACCGGCTTCCTGTACGTTCGCACCGGCACCCCCGAGTACGTACGCAACATCGAACAAGGCTCACTCAGAACCTTTGGCGGCCACACCACCGTCATCGCCTCATTCTTTGCCGCCTTCGTCTCCATGCTCATGTTCTGCCTCTGGTGGTACTTCGGCAAACTTTACTGCACCGCATTCTTCTACGTCAAAGGAGCCCGTGGCCGCGTCACCATGAAAAACGACGTCACCGCATTTGGCGAAGAAGGCTTTCCCGAGGGGATCAAATAATGGAATTCAACAACCTCATCAAGCGCAGCCTGACCGGCCTGTGCGGCATGGCAGCCCTGGGCATGACCTTCATGCTCGACGTCACCCCGGCCCAGGCCCACGGCGAACGGTCCCAGGAACCCTTCCTGCGCATGCGTACCATCCAGTGGTACGACATGAAATGGGGACCTGAGACCACCAAAGTGAACGACCTGGCCAGCATGACCGGCAAATTTCACCTGGCCGAAGACTGGCCGCGTGCTGTTGGCAAACCGGGCCGCGCCTTCTTCAACGTCGGCAGCCCCAGCCCCGTGTTCGTACGCCTCTCCACCAAGCTGAACGGCGAACCGACCATGATTGCAGGCCCGCTCGAAATCGGACGCGACTACGCCTTCGAAGTCAGGCTCAAAGCCCGCATCCCGGGTCGCCATCACATGCACGCCATGCTGAACATCAAGGATGCAGGCCCGATTGCCGGCCCCGCCGCCTGGATGAACATCACCGGCAGCTGGGATGACTTCACCAACCCCGTCAAACTGCTGACAGGCGAGACCATCGATACCGAAACCTTCAACCTGGGCAACGGCCTCTTCTGGCACGCCCTGTGGATGGGACTGGGCATCTTCTGGATCGGCTACTACGTTGCCCGGCCCATGTTCCTGCCGCGCAGCCGCGTACTGCTGGCCTACGGCGACGAACTGCTGCTGGACCCGATGGACACCAAAGTGGCCTGGATCGTACTGCTTGCCACCATTGGACTCGTATGGGGCGGCTACCGTTACACCGAAAACAAGCATCCCTACACCGTGCCCATCCAGGCGGGTGAATCCAAGGTTGCCCCGTTGCCGGTGAAACCCAACCCCATCTCCATCAAAGTGACCCACGCCAACTACGACGTACCGGGGCGGGCACTGCGCGTCACCATGAGCGTCACCAACAGCGGCGATTCAGCCTACCGCATTGGCGAATTCACCACGGCCGGCATCCGGTTCATCAACAAAGTGGGCTTGAAGCACATGGACCGCAACTATCCGAAGGAACTCGTGGCCACCGGCTTATCGTTTGACAACGAGACCCCGATACAGCCGGGCGAGACCCGTGAAGTGAAGATGGAAGCGAAAGACGCACTGTGGGAAGTACAGCGGCTCATGGCCTTGCTGGGCGACCCGGAAAGCCGATTTGGCGGATTGCTCATGACATGGAACGACAGTGGCGATCGCAACATCAACAGCATAGCGGGCGCCGTCATACCGGTCTTCACCAAGCTCTAAGCCGCATGGGACACAAGGCCTAGCCCCGTCCCGCAAGGCATTGACACCGGTCCGCCGCCGTCGCCAGACGGAAAGGTGGATCGGTGTTTTTTATGCAGCATAAAAATAGTAGAATTAGCAAAGCAGCATCGGCATGACGACAGCCCACAGGCCTCCCGCCCGCGGACGAACGGCAAGCCCGCCCAAGTGGCGATTAGCTGAAACAGTGGATCCTGTAACTTCGTAACAACGAACAACGCGGAGAGAACCCGTTTGTGATTAGGCAAGTAACACAGGCAATGCTCATCCTGACCGCGGCGCTCTATGCCGGCGCGGCAGGCGCGCACGGAAAAGTCTCGCTGGAAGAAGACAGCTGCGTGCGCCGCATTGGCGAGAACATGGTGCACTTAAGCGCCTACCAGCCGCAATTTGAGCCCAGCGCCCAATACTGCACCGAAATCCCCAAGAGCGGAGACACCTACTTGGTAGTCGACCTGATCGACCCGGCCCTGCGCGAAATGCCCATCGGCATGCGCGTCGTCAGAGGCACCAGCGAAACCGACGACGAGACCGTAAGCTACCTGCGGCCAAGCTACCACCCCGACGGCGTGATCAAGGGCGAGACCAGCCTGGACCAGGGCCTCTATACCATCATCATCACCGCCGAAGGCCTGCCTCCCCTGCGCTACCAGTACCCCTTGCGGGTACAGATGATCAACTACGCGAACATATTCCGCACCGCGGTCGGGCCGCTGATCGCCCTGCTGCTTTTGATCCTGCTGGGATACAAGCTCATGAAATCCAAGCGCATGCAGCGCTGGCGTGCCTCGCGCCGCCCGTAGACCACGAAAACGACAAAACGAAACGAAACAAAGACAACCCGGACAACCCGGGCAGCCCCGGCGGCAACCTGAGTATCGGGCCGTAGGATCGACGATTCATCATTTCTTATAGGTGACCTTGATAATGTCCTTACCCTCTCTCAAACCCGCCCTCCTGGGCCTGATGCTGGGCCTGGCCCTGCCGCTGTCCACCCAAGTGCACGCCCACGGCGGACTCTCCCTGGCCGACGACATCTGCAAACTCACCATCGGCCCCTATACCATGCACTTTACCGGCTACCAGCCGGAAAGCACCCAGGAGAAAGAATTCTGCGAAGACATCCCGGCCGTCGGCCGCACCGTCGTCGCCCTCGACTACATTGAAGAAGCGTTGCGGCCCCTGCCCACCGAAGTGCGCATCATCCGCGATACCGGTGCGGCCGCAGGCGCGGAGGGAAACCTGGACGCCATCACCCTGCTGCATATCCCGGCCAAGGTCTACCCCAACGGCTCCATCAACTTCGAATACGACTTTCACCAGCCCGGCAAATTCGTAGGCCTGGTCACCGTCGCCGGCAAGGAGGAGTACGTCTCGCGCTTCCCCTTCTCCGTGGGCGAACCCAAAGGCACCTCGCCCTATCTCATCGGCGCCATCGCCGTCATTGTGGTCGGTGCCGGCGTCTTCTTCCTGCGCGGGCGTAAATCCACCACTGCCGGTGCCGCCTGAGAAGCAGCCAACCGGCGGCATGACCATGACCGGCGGCGATTGCCGCCGGGGCAGCGCCCGAACCAAACCGCAGCCATACAGTCCAAGTAACAGGTTCAGATAACAATAATATGGTCCGGATAAAAAGCCAAAAAAGACAGAAAAGATCAATCTGCCCACCCACCCTCGTGGCGTGGCACACGAAGAGGAGCCAAGAATGCAATCGATCATGATTTCCTCCCTCAAACAGGTCATGATGGGCAGTATCCTGCTCATGGCACTGGGGGCAGGGCTGCACAGCACCCCCGTCCTGGCGCACGCCATGCTGGTCAAGGCCGAACCGCCGCGCCGGGCGCAGCTCACCCAGACCCCCACGCAGGTACGGCTCTGGTTCAACGAAGAAATCGAAAAGGACTATGCCTCGCTTACCGTGCTGGACGCAGCCAAGGCTCCGGTCACCGACATCCGGCCGCACATCGCCGAGGACGACCGCAGAGCCATCGTATTGCCCTTGTCGCAACTCGCGCCCGGCAAATACACGGTAAAGTTCCGGGTGCTGTCGGTGGACGGCCACGTGGTTGACTCGTCCTACGACTTCACCGTAAAGAGCAAAACACCCGCCAAATGATCGAGGTCATCGCGACGCTGCTGCGCTGGTCACAGCTTGCGTCCAACATGATCCTGGTCGGAAGCTGCGTCTTCCTGGCCATTGCCGGCTCCATCCATTCCCCCTGGGTGGGCCGCCTGGAGCGGGCGCTGCCTTGGCTTGCGCTCATCCTCCTGGCCGGTTTGATGGGCATCCTCGCCACCACCACGGCCCAGGCCACCGGCATCGACGCCAACGCCTGGCATCCGCAGGCCTGGCTCGCACTCGTGCAGAATACCCACATGGGACACGTCTGGGCAGGACGCGCCGCCTGCGCCGCGCTCGTCTGCGCCATCGCCCTCTATATCCGCGTCTCCCCCCCGGCAAGATGGCAATACATCCTGTGCGCCACCGTCGCTTCCGCCACCTTGACCGTGGGCGCACTCGCCAGCCATGCCGCCGCCGAAGACCTGTCCTTCCTGTCCGTATTGCCCTACGCCTTGCACATCATCATGGCCAGCGTCTGGTTCGGCGCCCTGCCGGCCTTCCTGGTAGTCTGTTTCAGTTGCACCGAAGTGCCGCCCGGGCAGGAAAGCGGCGGGCGCGCCGGCATCCAGACAGCCGCCATCCAGCGCATCCACGCCGTGTTCCACGCGCGCGAAGCGTCGGCCACAGCCGACGCGCTCGCCTTGAAGCGCTTCTCCACCATGGCCCTGCCGGTCATGCTGACGGTGATCGCCACCGGCATCTTCATTACCTACCGCATGGTCGACAGCAGCTACAGCGCCCTGGTCGCCACCGAATACGGCTGGCTGCTCAACGGCAAGATCGCCCTGCTGCTGGTGGTGCTCGTCATCGCTGCGCGCGCGCGCAGCTGGCTGCCGCTGCTGGCCCAGCACGCCGATGGCCTGGCCGCGGCCGGTGGGCACCGGCTGCGCAAGTGGGTCAGCTTCGAATTCGTCATCGCGCTGGGCATCGTACTGCTGGCCACCATCGTGGCCAATACCGTTCCGGCCAAGCACGCCATCATCCAGAACTGGCCCTACTCCTTCCGCTTCTCCCTGGCCGCCACCTGGGGCGATCCGAGCGTGATGCTGCGCGTCTGGAGCGGCCTGGCGCTGCTGGCCGCCGCCGGCGCGGCGATCGCGTTCGGGCGTAGCCGAAAGTGGGACATGAAGCGCCGCCTGGGCATTCCGCTCCTGCTGGCTGCCGTGGCTCTGGGCGTGGGCCTGCCGCCCCTGGCGGTGGACGCCTACCCGGAAACCTACCGCAAGACGCCGGTGCCGTTCGATACCATTTCCATCGCCAACGGCTCGGCCCACTTTGCCGAGAACTGCGTGCCCTGCCACGGCGCCCAGGGCAAGGGCAACGGCGTGATGGCCAAGAGCTTCGCCAAGCCGCCGGTGGACATGCTCACCGAGCCGCACACCGCCAAGCATACCGCCGGCGACTTCTTCCACTGGCTCTCCTTCGGCATTCCCGGCACCGGCATGCCCGAATTCGCCGACAGGCTCTCGGAGGAGGACCGCTGGGACGTGGTCAATTTCCTGCACGCCATGTCGCGCGGCTACCAGGCACGCCTGATGAGCCCGCAGGTCAAGCCGGAACAGCCGCAGCCCGGCATGGGCCCGCCCAATTTCTCCTATACCGCGCAGGATGGTTCCAGCGGTACCCTGAAGGATTTCCGCGGCAAGAAGAATGTGCTGCTGGTGCTGTTCTCGTGGCCGCAGTCGCGTGAGCGGCTGGCGCAGCTGCGCGATTTCGATGCCAGGCTGGCCGCGGCCAATACGGTGTTGCTGGTGGTGCCGGAGGATGACCCGGATTCGCACGAGCTGGAGCAGATCAAGGATAATGTGTCCTTACCGCTGGTGATCGACGGCGCGCACGAGATCGTGCAGAGCTATAAGCTGTTTCGGCGTACGTTGAACAAGGCTGATCTGCTGGGGGAGGGCACGCTGCCGCCGCACATGGAGTTCCTGGTGGACCGCTTCGGTTATCTGCGTGCGCGCTGGATTCCGGATGCGGATGGCCCGGGCTGGTCCAGCACCGATATGCTGATGCAGCAGGTCGCTCAGCTTAATCGGGAAAAGGAAATATTGCCTCCGCCGGGGGATCATGTGCATTGAGTTGAGTAGTCAACCGCAAGAGGGAGCAACCGAGAAACATAGAGCCCCGTATGAGGCTTTCCAACAAAGTTTTTTTAATAATCGTTCAAGGAGATAAATATGATTAAATCGATGGCCACGGTCTTGATTAGTGCTGCGTTGGTCGTGTCAGCGCCCGCGTCAGCGCATACCGAAGAGCATTTCGACGCCATTGATACGCCACACGGGGGCCAGATGCGTATGGCAGGTCCCTATCATCTGGAGCTTGTTGCACAAGAGAAAGACATCGTCATCTACGTAACGGATCATGGGGATAATAAAGTCAGCACCGACGGTGGGGTGGGTAAAGCAAGTTTTCAGGTAGGCAAGGCCAAGCCCAAGGATTCGATAAAACTGGAACCTGCAGGGGATAACATTCTCAAGGGCACCGGAGATTTCAAGCTCACGCCCGAAACCACGATCGTCGTGTTCGTCAAATTACCGGACCAGGAACCGCAATCAACCCGTTTTACTCCGCTCAAGCCCAAGGCGTCCCAAAAAGCCCCGGAAAAAAAGCCTGCAGGATCCTCCAGTGGGCATGAGCATCATCACATGCACCATTGAACGCCACGAGAAAAAGAGCCCGTAACCGATAGGGCGGATGTTACAAAACCGTGGGGCGGCAGCAACTATCAATACTCTCACTGGACAGCGCCAACTGAAGTACCACGACGTCTTGCCATTTTTAGCAATTCACCGCGGTTTTTACGTTTGCAGCGCAGCCTGCCGCCCCCTCTTGATATCGATGTTCAGCAGTATCAGTAAACCAATAACAAAATAAACCCCGGTGATCAGCATGGCAAGCCGATGATCGCCTCGAGAAATCCAGCTTACCAATCCATACGTCACTGGACCCAGTATGGACGACAGCTTGACTGCCAGTCCCCACAGCCCGAAAAATTCGGCACGTCTGGCGTCGGGGCTGAAATATCCTACCAGTGCCCGGCCTGCCGACTGAGAAGCCCCCAGGCACAGGCCGGCGACGTTGGCGGCCAGCCAGAACATCGCCCGGGTTTCAGCCATCCAGGCCAGCAATATCATGACAATCCAGCCAACAAGCGTCAGCGCTATCGTGGGAATATGCCCGATCCTGTCCTGTATACTGCCGAAAGCGAACGCGCCCGCTGATGCAGTGATGTTAACCACCAGGACCAGAAACATGGTGTCGCTGGTGTTAAAGCCCATTACCTGCTGCGCGTATATTGCAGCCAGTGTAATTACGGTCTGGATACCCGCCTGGTAAAATACGATGCAGACAAGAAAGCGCACCAGGTCGCGATAATCCCGCACGCGATGAAACGTCTCGCCCAACCGCGAAAATGCCTCGATTACCACAGTATGTCCGGCAAGATGCAATTGAGGTACGGCGCGTTCCTTCAGGAAAAGAAAGGTGGGAATACTCGACAGCGCAAAGAAACCAGCCGTTATCAACATTGTAACGGGGACAAAGTGCTCAGCCGGCTTGCCCTGTTCCTGCGCCCAGGTGACATACGCCAGCGATAAGCCCAGACTGACCAGGCCGCCAATATAACCCAGACTCCAGCCCCAGCCCGAAACCTTTCCCAACGCCTTGCTCTGCGCCAGTTCCGGTAAAAACGCGGCAATCAGATTTTCGCCGCAACCAAAGAAGAAATTGGTGAGGATTATCAGCACAACCGCCAGCCACAGATCGCCTGGGCCGACAAAGTAGAGCAATCCCGTAAACAGGACACAGCCTACCGCACTCAGGAATAATAGACGCTTCTTCGCCGCATACGCGTCGGCATATGCGCCTAGCGCAGGCGCGGTCAGGATAATAAGGGCATAGGAAACCGCCAGCGCTGCTGTCCATGCAAACGTCGCCCATTCCGCATTCCCAGCCACGACCGCAACGAAATAAGCATTGAAAATCGCAGTAATTACAACGGTGGTATAGCCTGAATTGGCGAAATCAAACATCGCCCAAGACCACACCTCCCGCCGACTCACCCCTGTCGCCAGATATTGTGGCTTATCCTGTGTTTGCATGGAATGCAGCGATATCCTGATTAACGCTAACAACAACTTATGATTAATTTGGGGCTGTCCGCGGCAATAAAGGCCGTAACAGGTCGATGAGATCATTTATTACGACAAATAGATCCTGTCGCCTCGACTTCGGCTGTAAGCACTCACTCCATAAGAGGCGTTTGTAGAATCCGGGGTAATTACAATAGGCCAGTGCCACTCCGGCTATTCTCCAGTCATCCAAAGGGCTTGTCCGAAATTCCGACCTCAGCCTCTGATCACAACCGAAAAATACACGTGATTGCAGCGTGATTATGGACTAGCTGCACTCTGTCTCAGGAAAACCGCAATCCTGATATCAATGCTTCACATGTCTTACGTCGCCGCAGACATTCACCAGCACCCCTATCAGGTTTAACATACCTTCCATCAATAAATTCAAATGCTCCTCGCTCCACTCGAACGAACGCAATGATGCCAAGGTTTGGTCAACCGGGATCTCTTCATGATTTATCTGCTGATGCGCAAGACTCAAAGCAAGCAGTCGCGCGCATTCGGCCAGTTGATCCTTCGTTGCCTTCTTGATCAGCATATTCGCCAAGTCATATGTCTGATCAAAGGTTAATAGTTGGGTCACGATATTTGCCTATTTGCCTATTGTAATTTTATCAGTCTTTATTCTTCTGCAATAGCGCACCATAAACCCACCAAATATTCAGTCATCCAAATATTACTGTGTCGGTTCCATTAGTTACTCGCATCTGGCAGAACTCAACGCTATTCCCAACAGGAAAGCAGGTTGTTCGCATAATAACCGTATCGTCCGGCTTTGCAATTGGACTTAAGTACACGTGCTCACCAATCCAGAATATGGGCAAGTTGCGGCAGCTTTGAAGTGCCACCAGCTCCATATGCAAGCATGCCGAGAGTAATGAAATATCAGCTATCGTATTAGAACCATGATGCACGGAATACGCGACGTCCACGTCGAAACGTATCAAGCTTGAAGCTATATTCACGACAACCGAGCCATACCTTGCGTTCGCTGGCGGTATGCGTCACACCAACATGGATAAACAGAAACCTATATTGGTAACAGGGCCATTAAGAAGTCTAAATACTCGACAGGTTCCTGTACGGTACAGAAGGATTAGCATCCCTAACGGGCTCAACTAGGGCCTGTTAACACAATCTAAGTGCTTCGACGATCAAAGCGAAGTGGATGAAGCCAGTGAACATTACATCCAGTTTCTCGAAGCGGGAGAAGATACGGCGGAATCCTTTCAGCCTCCTGAACAGTCGCTCGATCTCGTTACGCCGCCGGTACATAACCTTGTCGTATTCCCAAGGCCCAACCCGGTTGGCCTTGGGCGGGACTACCGGAATGAAACCAAGGTCCAACGCCAGTTGCCGTGTTTCATTCCCCTCGTAGGCGCGATCCATTACCAGATGAACTGGCCAACGGGGCTTGCCCAGGCTGCCGAGCAGCTTGCGCCCCTCCGCCGCATCGTGAGCCTGCCTCGGGGACAGCGCAAACGTTATAGCCGTTCGAGCATCCGCGGCAACCATATGAATCTTGGTGGTCCACCCACCTCTGGATCTGCCGATGGATTGGGGACCGTTTTTTTTAATGCCCCGGTGCCGTCCGGATGAACCTTCACAATGGTGCTGTCCAGGGAAACGGCCTCGATCTTGACGCGAACGATCTGTGCGCGCTGCAACTGCTCAAACACCTGGTCCAACACACCGCTTTTGCTCCAGCGATTCATGCGCGTGTAGATGGTATGCCAATTACCGAAGCGTTTGGGCAGACCGCGCCACTTGCAGCCGTGCTCGGCCACGTACAAAATGGCGTTCAATACATTCAGATTACTGAGACTGACATTGCCCCGCTGAAGCGGCAGACAGTGTACGATTCGCTCGTACTGGGCTTGAGTGATTTCCATGCCCGCAAGTATACCTGAATACATGCAATATGGCTATTAGAGTTAACAGGACATAGCTCATTTGAGCCTGTATCCGTAACAACGCGAAATGTCCGAACTATCCCTGTGACGGTAACAGGAAAGAACTATCCTCTCGTTCCTGTAACAGAAATAATTACGCTCGCTGATCCTGTAATGCTCCCATCCAATACCCCTACTCAGTAATAGGTGTACCAAAGTCCAATGGTTATAACTACTGTAGGCCGTAAGATGGCGTGCTGAGGCTGGTCGAATTGACAAGGCCGCACTAGCAGATCCATGGGAAAGTCTCATGACTAAAAAGGAAAGGCCGATTTTGTGTATCGTAACTGTCTTTAACGTTGCGGTTTGTGGGGACGAGATTAGTTTTGAACGAAGAAAGAGGGTTATTCTCACTCAAGATTCGTTTCAACAGACGCTGATATACAGGGAGAAGATTGGGAATAGGATAAATAAAGCTACTGGGAGTTCTCCGGCAGCGTCACGCTCCACGCTTTCAAGAATAACGTTGAATATGAAAAGATAACGTCTACTAATTGCTAGAGGTTTTAATCGCTTTCCAGCTTCCGATTATTAACGGATCCTGCAATATTAGTGGTCTGATCATAATATTCCTGATAGAAGTTATGGCAGAG
Coding sequences within it:
- a CDS encoding methane monooxygenase/ammonia monooxygenase subunit C; translated protein: MATTLGTSGHAKASGRDYDMSEWYDSRWYKFGLITMLLVAIFWVWYQRTFAYSHGMDSMEPEFEKVWMGLWRVHMIVMPIFALITWGWIWKTRDTNLDNLDPKLEVKRYFYWMMWLGVYLFGVYWGGSFFTEQDASWHQVIIRDTSFTPSHVVVFYGSFPMYIVCGVASYLYAMTRLPLYSRGTSFPLVMAIAGPLMILPNVGLNEWGHAFWFMEELFSAPLHWGFVILGWSGLFAGGIAAQIITRYSNLTDVVWNGQSKVILNNRIVP
- a CDS encoding methane monooxygenase/ammonia monooxygenase subunit A, giving the protein MSRTDEILKAAKMPPEAVKMSRMIDAVYFPILCILLVGTYHMHFMLLAGDWDFWLDWKDRQWWPVVTPIVGITYCAAIMYYLWVNYRLPFGATLCVVCLLTGEWLTRYWGFYWWSHYPISFVFPSTMIPGALVMDTVMLLTRNWMITALVGGGAFGLLFYPGNWPIFGPTHLPLVAEGVLLSVADYTGFLYVRTGTPEYVRNIEQGSLRTFGGHTTVIASFFAAFVSMLMFCLWWYFGKLYCTAFFYVKGARGRVTMKNDVTAFGEEGFPEGIK
- a CDS encoding methane monooxygenase/ammonia monooxygenase subunit B; the protein is MEFNNLIKRSLTGLCGMAALGMTFMLDVTPAQAHGERSQEPFLRMRTIQWYDMKWGPETTKVNDLASMTGKFHLAEDWPRAVGKPGRAFFNVGSPSPVFVRLSTKLNGEPTMIAGPLEIGRDYAFEVRLKARIPGRHHMHAMLNIKDAGPIAGPAAWMNITGSWDDFTNPVKLLTGETIDTETFNLGNGLFWHALWMGLGIFWIGYYVARPMFLPRSRVLLAYGDELLLDPMDTKVAWIVLLATIGLVWGGYRYTENKHPYTVPIQAGESKVAPLPVKPNPISIKVTHANYDVPGRALRVTMSVTNSGDSAYRIGEFTTAGIRFINKVGLKHMDRNYPKELVATGLSFDNETPIQPGETREVKMEAKDALWEVQRLMALLGDPESRFGGLLMTWNDSGDRNINSIAGAVIPVFTKL
- a CDS encoding copper resistance CopC family protein, which produces MQSIMISSLKQVMMGSILLMALGAGLHSTPVLAHAMLVKAEPPRRAQLTQTPTQVRLWFNEEIEKDYASLTVLDAAKAPVTDIRPHIAEDDRRAIVLPLSQLAPGKYTVKFRVLSVDGHVVDSSYDFTVKSKTPAK
- a CDS encoding CopD family protein, giving the protein MIEVIATLLRWSQLASNMILVGSCVFLAIAGSIHSPWVGRLERALPWLALILLAGLMGILATTTAQATGIDANAWHPQAWLALVQNTHMGHVWAGRAACAALVCAIALYIRVSPPARWQYILCATVASATLTVGALASHAAAEDLSFLSVLPYALHIIMASVWFGALPAFLVVCFSCTEVPPGQESGGRAGIQTAAIQRIHAVFHAREASATADALALKRFSTMALPVMLTVIATGIFITYRMVDSSYSALVATEYGWLLNGKIALLLVVLVIAARARSWLPLLAQHADGLAAAGGHRLRKWVSFEFVIALGIVLLATIVANTVPAKHAIIQNWPYSFRFSLAATWGDPSVMLRVWSGLALLAAAGAAIAFGRSRKWDMKRRLGIPLLLAAVALGVGLPPLAVDAYPETYRKTPVPFDTISIANGSAHFAENCVPCHGAQGKGNGVMAKSFAKPPVDMLTEPHTAKHTAGDFFHWLSFGIPGTGMPEFADRLSEEDRWDVVNFLHAMSRGYQARLMSPQVKPEQPQPGMGPPNFSYTAQDGSSGTLKDFRGKKNVLLVLFSWPQSRERLAQLRDFDARLAAANTVLLVVPEDDPDSHELEQIKDNVSLPLVIDGAHEIVQSYKLFRRTLNKADLLGEGTLPPHMEFLVDRFGYLRARWIPDADGPGWSSTDMLMQQVAQLNREKEILPPPGDHVH
- a CDS encoding MFS transporter, with the protein product MQTQDKPQYLATGVSRREVWSWAMFDFANSGYTTVVITAIFNAYFVAVVAGNAEWATFAWTAALAVSYALIILTAPALGAYADAYAAKKRLLFLSAVGCVLFTGLLYFVGPGDLWLAVVLIILTNFFFGCGENLIAAFLPELAQSKALGKVSGWGWSLGYIGGLVSLGLSLAYVTWAQEQGKPAEHFVPVTMLITAGFFALSSIPTFLFLKERAVPQLHLAGHTVVIEAFSRLGETFHRVRDYRDLVRFLVCIVFYQAGIQTVITLAAIYAQQVMGFNTSDTMFLVLVVNITASAGAFAFGSIQDRIGHIPTIALTLVGWIVMILLAWMAETRAMFWLAANVAGLCLGASQSAGRALVGYFSPDARRAEFFGLWGLAVKLSSILGPVTYGLVSWISRGDHRLAMLITGVYFVIGLLILLNIDIKRGRQAALQT
- a CDS encoding IS5 family transposase (programmed frameshift), producing the protein MEITQAQYERIVHCLPLQRGNVSLSNLNVLNAILYVAEHGCKWRGLPKRFGNWHTIYTRMNRWSKSGVLDQVFEQLQRAQIVRVKIEAVSLDSTIVKVHPDGTGAFKKNGPQSIGRSRGGWTTKIHMVAADARTAITFALSPRQAHDAAEGRKLLGSLGKPRWPVHLVMDRAYEGNETRQLALDLGFIPVVPPKANRVGPWEYDKVMYRRRNEIERLFRRLKGFRRIFSRFEKLDVMFTGFIHFALIVEALRLC